In Vitis riparia cultivar Riparia Gloire de Montpellier isolate 1030 chromosome 19, EGFV_Vit.rip_1.0, whole genome shotgun sequence, the following proteins share a genomic window:
- the LOC117908311 gene encoding transcription factor JUNGBRUNNEN 1-like: protein MDADKEDDQFLLPGFRFHPTDEELVSFYLRKKIEKKLTAIELIKQIDIYKYDPWDLAKNSRTVTDKEWYFFCRRGRKYRNSVRPNRATGSGFWKASGIDKPIYSVEEGHSRGDCIGLKKSLVYYCGSAGKGTKTDWMMHEFRLPADQKNATPPTAKAADQEAEVWTLCRIFKRNVPHRRYTPDWREVPAKRNPTNSKPKTCDMSLENWEGYMSSGAPVSLHKGKKPVGSHIDEGNPLPAGQVSSIVQGSQPESCSSSILSNDAREFFAHGNWDEIVSFMELSFDPSSINNFKIMH, encoded by the exons ATGGATGCTGATAAAGAAGATGATCAATTTTTGTTGCCAGGGTTTCGGTTTCATCCCACCGATGAAGAGCTAGTGTCCTTTTATCTTCGCAAAAAGATCGAGAAGAAGCTGACCGCTATTGAGCTTATAAAACAGATTGACATCTACAAATATGACCCCTGGGATCTTGCAA AAAATAGCCGGACTGTTACAGACAAAGAGTGGTATTTCTTTTGCAGAAGAGGGAGAAAATATAGGAATAGCGTAAGGCCCAATAGAGCCACGGGGTCTGGATTTTGGAAAGCAAGCGGCATAGACAAGCCAATATATTCTGTTGAAGAAGGACACAGCCGCGGTGACTGCATTGGGTTAAAGAAATCATTAGTGTACTATTGTGGAAGTGCAGGAAAAGGCACCAAAACTGATTGGATGATGCATGAGTTCCGCCTCCCCGCAGACCAGAAAAATGCTACTCCCCCCACTGCCAAGGCTGCTGATCAAGAAGCT GAAGTATGGACACTTTGTCGAATTTTTAAGCGAAATGTGCCACATAGAAGGTACACACCAGATTGGAGAGAAGTACCTGCTAAACGCAACCCAACGAATTCAAAACCTAAAACATGTGATATGAGTCTAGAAAATTGGGAAGGCTACATGAGTTCTGGGGCTCCAGTTTCTCTTCATAAAGGGAAGAAGCCTGTTGGTAGTCACATTGATGAAGGGAACCCACTGCCCGCAGGCCAGGTGAGCTCGATTGTTCAAGGTTCACAACCAGAGTCATGTTCATCAAGCATTTTGAGTAACGATGCTAGGGAGTTCTTTGCACATGGAAATTGGGATGAGATCGTATCATTCATGGAGCTTTCTTTTGATCCATcatctataaataattttaaaattatgcatTAG
- the LOC117908312 gene encoding uncharacterized protein LOC117908312, protein MGTLQSGSGSGNESGSGSENGSGEPIPRGPMDKFTISQPRQMNDPYWVPMVDAIANFGLGFKPPSMHELRTWILKEEMNDINIIMEEHKKAWKQYGCSIMLDSWTDGKSRCLINFLVNSPIGTWFLKSIDASDTIKNEELMFKHLDEVVEEIGEKNVVQVIIDNASNYVNVGMRLMEKRRRLWWTPCAAHCIDLMLEDVRKRNVHTNTLLRARQVVKFIYGYTWVLSLMTTFTKNHELIRPAITRFATTFLTLQSLYKQKQALIAMFSSEKWCSSTWAKKVEGVKARSAILFDPNFWPHVAFCIKTTIPLVSVLREVDSKERPTMGYIYDLMDLAKEKIAFNYKFSDVDEVRKGLFECMDRMLDYQERLKADIQLDSYDQEWIHTKKRNRLEHKRLNALVYVRYNTRLRERSLQRKQNVDPILVDEIDSDDEWIAEKEDPLLPLDLCPLEDNELFNVDAIRIVSSQNQETQASLDNMVSSHSNKRKHDEFASESGGKGKGKELNLTPIHEDEELDELGGFDCGNFPTIDTLDEDDDDIGEDDLS, encoded by the exons ATGGGGACATTGCAGAGTGGGAGTGGTAGTGGTAATGAAAGTGGTAGTGGGAGTGAAAATGGGAGTGGGGAACCTATACCTAGGGGACCCATGGATAAATTCACAATTTCACAACCTAGACAAA TGAATGATCCTTATTGGGTTCCTATGGTTGATGCAATTGCAAATTTTGGGCTCGGGTTTAAGCCTCCATCTATGCATGAATTGAGGACATGGATTTTGAAAGAAGAGATGAATGATATAAATATCATAATGGAAGAGCACAAAAAAGCTTGGAAGCAATATGGATGCTCAATTATGTTAGATAGTTGGACAGATGGAAAGAGTAGAtgtcttataaattttttggtaAATAGTCCTATTGGCACATGGTTTTTGAAATCAATTGATGCATCTGATAcgataaaaaatgaagaattgatGTTCAAGCATCTTGATGAggtggttgaagaaattggagagaaGAATGTTGTGCAAGTTATTATTGATAATGCATCTAATTATGTGAATGTTGGAATGAGGCTTATGGAAAAGAGGAGAAGATTGTGGTGGACTCCTTGTGCTGCTCATTGCATAGATTTGATGTTGGAGGATGTTAGGAAGCGAAATGTTCATACTAATACACTTTTGCGAGCTAGACAAGTGGTGAAGTTCATATATGGGTATACTTGGGTTCTTAGCTTGATGAcaacatttacaaaaaatcatgAACTCATTCGTCCAGCAATTACACGGTTTGCTACTACATTTCTTACTCTCCAAAGTCTTTATAAGCAAAAACAAGCTCTTATAGCAATGTTCTCATCTGAAAAATGGTGTTCTAGTACATGGGCCAAAAAGGTAGAAGGTGTAAAAGCTCGAAGTGCAATATTGTTCGATCCAAATTTTTGGCCTCATGTTGCTTTTTGTATTAAGACCACTATTCCATTAGTAAGTGTCTTAAGAGAGGTTGATTCAAAGGAAAGACCAACCATGGGTTATATTTATGATTTGATGGATTTAGCCAAGGAGAAAATTGCATTTAATT ATAAGTTCTCTGATGTGGATGAGGTGAGGAAGGgattatttgaatgcatggatAGGATGTTGGATTACCAAGAACGTTTAAAAGCTGACATTCAGTTGGATTCATATGACCAAGAATGG aTTCATACCAAAAAGAGAAATAGACTCGAACATAAGAGGTTAAATGCTCTAGTGTATGTGAGGTACAACACTAGATTGAGAGAGCGAAGtctacaaaggaaacaaaatgttgATCCAATTTTGGTAGATGAGATTGATTCAGATGATGAGTGGATTGCGGAGAAAGAAGATCCCCTCCTCCCGCTTGATCTTTGTCCGCTTGAAGATAATGAACTATTTAATGTTGATGCTATTAGAATTGTGTCATCCCAAAACCAAGAGACTCAAGCGTCATTAGACAACATGGTTTCTTCACAttccaacaaaagaaaacatgatgaaTTTGCAA GTGAAAGTGGAGGCAAAGGCAAAGGGAAGGAGTTGAATTTGACACCAATTCATGAAGATGAGGAGTTAGATGAGTTGGGAGGGTTTGATTGTGGGAACTTTCCAACTATTGATACATTGgacgaggatgatgatgacatTGGAGAGGATGATTTAAGTTGA
- the LOC117908876 gene encoding putative disease resistance protein At1g50180 codes for MAEQIPFNIIADVLTKLGSSAIQQIGSAFGVAKELTKLTEKLDAIRGVLLDAEEKQEKSHAVKTWVRRLKDVVYDADDLLDDFATHQLQRGGVARQLYLCKVKEVVLREMMLATASSLESVSVESIDDLRSLPDELRQHVSTLQTLKIWDCSRLATIPRWRQPYLTYRAWNRILP; via the exons ATGGCTGAACAAATCCCATTCAATATTATAGCTGACGTTTTAACCAAGTTAGGCTCCTCGGCTATTCAACAAATTGGATCTGCGTTTGGTGTGGCAAAAGAGTTAACGAAGCTTACGGAGAAACTGGACGCTATCAGAGGTGTACTTCTTGATGCTGAGGAGAAGCAGGAGAAAAGCCATGCAGTAAAAACTTGGGTGAGGAGGCTCAAAGATGTCGTGTATGATGCTGATGACTTGTTGGATGACTTTGCAACCCATCAGCTGCAGCGTGGAGGAGTAGCAAGGCAG CTGTACCTATGTAAAGTCAAAGAGGTGGTACTACGGGAGATGATGTTGGCTACTGCTTCTTCATTGGAGTCTGTGTCTGTTGAAAGCATAGATGATTTGAGGTCTCTGCCAGACGAGCTTCGTCAACATGTTTCCACTCtccaaactctcaaaatttggGACTGCTCTCGTTTGGCAACAATACCACGCTGGAGGCAACCTTACCTCACTTACAGAGCTTGGAATCGGATACTGCCCTGA